The genomic DNA AGGACGTTCGGGAGAAACTGACAGCGGCGGGTTAGGAGCTCGACTTCAAGGTCTCTTCAAGATAGTAATACAACCAGCGGTTCGTTTCCTTCGTCACCAAATCATCCCACACCACACCGAGCAACGTCCCCTTTTCCCAAGGCTTGGCCCAAGCCACCGTCGCGGTCAGCTTCTCCTGCTGCTCGACCAGATCGGCATCAAGAAACGCCAAAGACACGGTGATTTTCGCCCCGATCGGCAGGGTTTCCTTGGAATGCAGTCCAGCCCCGATCTTATTGACGTTGTCGAGGACCGCGGTAAATCCCTTGGCGCCGCTCTGGGGCGAGACCAGGGCCGACCCGATCAAGGTCGCGCGGACATACTTTCGACGTTCGGTGACACTCTCGGCTGAACGAGACTGACGCGGCATCGGTACCTCGAAGCCCAGTATAACCAGAACCG from Nitrospira sp. includes the following:
- a CDS encoding PilZ domain-containing protein, whose protein sequence is MPRQSRSAESVTERRKYVRATLIGSALVSPQSGAKGFTAVLDNVNKIGAGLHSKETLPIGAKITVSLAFLDADLVEQQEKLTATVAWAKPWEKGTLLGVVWDDLVTKETNRWLYYYLEETLKSSS